In Vigna angularis cultivar LongXiaoDou No.4 chromosome 8, ASM1680809v1, whole genome shotgun sequence, one DNA window encodes the following:
- the LOC128193467 gene encoding cytochrome P450 82A3-like — MDFLLNCLTLNTTTLIASFLSLIFLFFYLYRRICSEKRAPTVKGAWPILGHLSLLNGSKTPHRTLAALADKYGPLFTIKLGLKDALVLSNWEMSKELFTTNDLAVSSRPKLVAVEVMSYNQAFVGLAPYGPYWRELRKIVTVDFLSNRRIEQLSHIRISEIQTSFKELYDLCYTSVNNKKENESSYDAATLVDMKEWFEHLTFNIIVRMVVGKRYFGVAHVEGKEKAERFMKNLDEFMNLMGTFTVADGVPCLRWLDFGGHEKAMKATAEEMDKLLSEWLEEHREKNGLDGKVKGDQDFMDVMISALNGAPIHGFDADTICKATTLELILGGTDTTAFTLTWALSLLVRNPLAMEKAKEEIDMHIGKDGYIRESDISKLVYLQAIIKETLRLYPPAPLSSPRVFSENCILGGYHIRKGTRLMHNLWKIHRDPSVWSDPLEFKPERFLTTHQHVDLRGRHFELLPFGSGRRMCAGMSLGLNVLHFTLANMLHSFDISNPSTDPVDMTEFFGFTNTRATPLEVLVKPRLSPNRYQAL; from the exons ATGGACTTTCTCCTAAATTGCTTAACCTTAAACACCACCACTCTTATTGCATCGTTTCTTTCTCTaatcttcttatttttctatctaTATCGTAGAATTTGTTCTGAGAAACGAGCTCCAACAGTGAAAGGTGCATGGCCAATACTTGGTCATCTTTCACTGTTAAATGGTTCAAAAACACCCCATAGAACTTTGGCTGCTTTGGCTGACAAGTATGGACCCTTGTTCACCATCAAACTCGGTCTGAAAGATGCTTTGGTGCTCAGCAACTGGGAAATGTCCAAGGAACTCTTCACCACAAACGACCTTGCCGTTTCATCACGCCCTAAACTCGTTGCTGTGGAAGTCATGTCCTACAACCAAGCCTTCGTAGGGTTGGCTCCATACGGACCCTATTGGCGAGAGCTTCGAAAGATTGTGACTGTTGACTTTCTCTCCAACCGCAGAATAGAGCAACTCAGCCACATTCGTATCTCAGAGATTCAAACCTCATTCAAAGAGCTATACGATTTATGCTATACTAGTGTAAACAACAAGAAGGAGAATGAATCTAGTTATGATGCTGCTACTTTGGTGGACATGAAAGAGTGgtttgaacatttgactttCAATATAATAGTGAGGATGGTGGTGGGGAAGAGGTACTTTGGTGTGGCGCATGTGGAGGGCAAGGAGAAGGCAGAAAGGTTTATGAAGAATTTAGATGAGTTCATGAATTTGATGGGCACTTTCACTGTGGCTGATGGGGTTCCTTGCTTGAGGTGGTTGGACTTTGGGGGCCATGAGAAGGCCATGAAAGCAACGGCTGAGGAAATGGACAAGCTGTTGAGTGAGTGGTTGGAGGAGCACCGTGAGAAGAATGGTTTGGATGGAAAGGTTAAGGGCGATCAAGACTTCATGGATGTGATGATTTCAGCACTTAATGGGGCTCCGATTCATGGGTTTGATGCTGATACCATTTGCAAAGCCACTACCCTG GAATTGATTTTGGGTGGAACTGATACAACTGCTTTTACTCTTACATGGGCACTTAGTCTGCTAGTACGAAATCCTCTTGCAATGGAAAAGGCTAAAGAAGAAATAGACATGCATATTGGGAAAGATGGATACATAAGAGAATCAGACATAAGCAAACTTGTGTATCTTCAAGCCATAATCAAAGAGACATTAAGATTGTATCCACCAGCACCTCTTTCATCACCTCGTGTGTTCTCAGAAAATTGCATCTTAGGTGGCTACCACATAAGAAAAGGAACTCGACTAATGCATAACCTGTGGAAGATCCACAGAGACCCTAGTGTTTGGTCAGATCCTTTAGAATTCAAACCAGAAAGGTTCCTCACCACTCACCAACATGTGGATCTCAGGGGTCGACATTTTGAGTTGTTACCCTTTGGAAGTGGGAGAAGAATGTGTGCTGGAATGTCCCTTGGCTTAAACGTGCTTCATTTCACTTTGGCTAATATGTTGCATTCCTTTGACATCTCAAATCCTTCGACCGACCCTGTTGATATGACTGAGTTCTTTGGATTTACCAACACCAGAGCTACTCCACTGGAGGTTTTGGTTAAACCACGTCTATCTCCAAACCGTTATCAAGCTTTGTAA